One part of the Arachidicoccus terrestris genome encodes these proteins:
- a CDS encoding META domain-containing protein — protein sequence MKKTAIVLMGICLVFLAAGCGTTKNADLEKQALLHNWILVTKDGKDQMGCNVKKPLNITFSDKGVNGYSGCNNFFGPFKTTKKHHIKLGPLASTMMACVGEDCGKIEVGFIRNLDLVNKYKITADHLYLYQDTQLLLTFRK from the coding sequence GAAAAAGACAGCAATAGTACTAATGGGCATTTGCCTCGTATTTTTGGCAGCAGGGTGTGGTACAACCAAAAATGCAGATTTGGAAAAACAAGCCTTATTACATAATTGGATTTTAGTTACCAAGGACGGAAAAGACCAAATGGGCTGTAATGTAAAAAAGCCATTGAATATCACTTTTTCTGATAAAGGCGTAAATGGCTATTCAGGTTGTAACAACTTTTTCGGCCCTTTTAAAACCACCAAAAAACATCATATCAAATTAGGACCATTAGCTTCTACCATGATGGCTTGCGTGGGCGAAGACTGCGGTAAAATAGAAGTTGGGTTTATTCGGAATCTGGATCTGGTTAACAAATATAAAATCACAGCAGACCATTTATACTTATATCAGGATACTCAGTTACTGCTAACTTTCAGAAAATAA